One window of the Cryptomeria japonica chromosome 7, Sugi_1.0, whole genome shotgun sequence genome contains the following:
- the LOC131031082 gene encoding NAC transcription factor 29, whose amino-acid sequence MMESSPGAVFSQQPQLPPGFRFHPTDEELVVHYLKKKAASAPLPVTIIPEIDLYKFDPWELPGKATFGEQEWYFFSPRDRKYPNGARPNRAATSGYWKATGTDKPILTSGGTQKVGVKKALVFYGGRPPKGIKTNWIMHEYRLVESGARPAILPNKKGSLRLDDWVLCRIYKKHNNSQRPPEREQDESCVEEVLASLPEIDHQQKLHLPKLGSFSGLLENEDPFLDGFLNDASIDGNGNNSSLQAEPSNRYQTNMNKSTDCSFHTVPKQEISTMETENKFNSLKRTFSLAYRDEALNPPKRYNNENYSTNNNVSALINSMQPNQTFNQQQQQNLLDALNDCQQNFRMPYMQNINWSSSLD is encoded by the exons atgaTGGAGAGCTCCCCAGGTGCTGTTTTTTCGCAGCAGCCACAGCTGCCTCCAGGGTTTAGATTCCATCCCACAGATGAGGAATTGGTGGTTCATTACTTGAAGAAGAAGGCTGCCTCTGCTCCCCTTCCTGTTACGATTATACCTGAGATTGATCTCTACAAGTTTGATCCATGGGAGCTTCCTG GCAAGGCTACTTTTGGGGAGCAAGAATGGTACTTTTTCAGCCCAAGAGACAGGAAGTACCCCAACGGGGCTAGACCTAACAGGGCTGCAACATCTGGGTACTGGAAGGCCACAGGCACAGACAAGCCTATACTCACATCAGGAGGAACCCAAAAGGTGGGTGTGAAGAAAGCTTTGGTGTTCTATGGAGGTCGACCACCCAAAGGGATAAAGACTAACTGGATTATGCATGAGTACCGCCTTGTAGAAAGTGGAGCCAGGCCTGCCATTCTGCCTAACAAAAAGGGTTCTTTGAGA CTTGATGATTGGGTTCTGTGCCGGAtttacaagaagcacaacaattCTCAGAGGCCACCAGAGAGAGAGCAAGATGAATCATGTGTAGAAGAAGTATTGGCTTCTTTGCCTGAGATTGATCACCAACAGAAACTTCATCTTCCCAAGCTTGGTTCTTTCTCTGGGTTGTTGGAGAATGAGGATCCCTTCCTAGATGGGTTTTTGAACGATGCAAGCATTGATGGAAATGGGAACAATAGCAGTCTTCAGGCAGAGCCCTCTAACAGGTACCAAACCAACATGAACAAGAGTACTGATTGCTCATTTCATACTGTGCCCAAGCAAGAGATCTCAACCATGGAGACAGAAAACAAGTTCAATTCACTCAAGAGGACCTTTTCCTTAGCTTATAGGGATGAAGCACTCAATCCCCCAAAGAGATACAACAATGAAAACTACAGTACCAACAACAATGTGTCAGCCCTGATTAATTCAATGCAACCCAATCAGACCTTCAATCAGCAACAGCAACAGAACTTGCTAGATGCATTGAATGACTGCCAGCAGAATTTCAGGATGCCCTACATGCAAAACATCAATTGGAGCTCCTCCTTGGATTGA